In one Pseudomonas sp. MM211 genomic region, the following are encoded:
- a CDS encoding IS110 family transposase: MSVVGIDIAKHSFDIATVQANGKHRTKAKLANDPAGFEALQQWLLKHADPQAWIVMEATGIYHEALAEWLYERNYRVCVLNPAQIAYYARSQLQRVKTDKVDAKLIASYGDKHQDELRIWKPDPPSLRRLKALVRRLKDLQELEQMEQNRLDVTSDARVVESIRSVLEHTRQQIDETLEAIKKHFDDNDDLRGKRNLLMSIDGVGDKTAALLLAELGDLDRFDGSRAVTAYAGLNPRLQESGKFKGQTRISRTGSATLRAGLYMPGVVSITHNVAIRAMAERMRDKGKTGKQIVCAAMRKLLCIAYGVLKSGVPFDVELALAR, translated from the coding sequence ATGTCTGTAGTCGGAATCGACATCGCTAAACACTCATTCGACATTGCCACGGTGCAGGCAAACGGCAAGCACCGCACCAAGGCCAAGCTCGCCAATGACCCGGCAGGGTTCGAGGCCCTGCAGCAGTGGCTGCTCAAGCACGCCGATCCGCAGGCCTGGATCGTGATGGAAGCGACCGGTATTTATCACGAGGCGCTAGCCGAGTGGCTTTACGAGAGAAACTACCGCGTCTGCGTGCTCAATCCTGCGCAGATTGCCTACTACGCGCGCAGCCAGTTACAGCGGGTGAAGACCGACAAGGTCGATGCGAAGCTGATTGCCAGCTACGGCGATAAGCATCAGGACGAGCTACGTATCTGGAAACCTGATCCACCGTCACTTCGCCGCCTCAAGGCCCTGGTACGTCGCTTGAAGGATCTTCAGGAGCTCGAACAGATGGAGCAGAACCGCCTGGATGTCACGAGCGATGCGCGGGTAGTGGAGTCAATCAGATCGGTGCTTGAGCACACCCGCCAGCAGATCGACGAGACGCTCGAGGCGATCAAGAAACACTTCGACGACAACGATGACCTCAGGGGCAAACGGAACCTGTTGATGAGTATCGACGGCGTGGGGGACAAGACGGCAGCGCTGCTGCTGGCCGAACTGGGCGATTTGGACAGGTTCGACGGCAGCCGTGCTGTGACGGCCTATGCGGGGCTCAATCCCAGGCTTCAAGAGTCTGGGAAATTCAAAGGCCAAACGCGGATATCTCGCACCGGCTCTGCCACCTTGCGGGCGGGACTGTACATGCCCGGCGTGGTGTCCATAACGCATAACGTCGCGATACGGGCAATGGCTGAGCGCATGAGAGACAAAGGCAAAACCGGAAAACAGATCGTGTGTGCGGCGATGCGCAAGTTGCTGTGCATCGCCTACGGCGTACTGAAATCGGGAGTGCCTTTTGATGTTGAATTGGCACTTGCTAGGTAG
- a CDS encoding sigma-70 family RNA polymerase sigma factor, protein MSTLDDSYAHQVEGYYSAHHGWIQAWLSKRLGNVSDAADLAHDVFLRLLSKPRQFDSDSHARAYLHAMSRHVCVDFWRRREVEQAWLDVLASRPEVCAPSEEHRAMVLEALQQVHSMLARLPERVAEAFLLAQLQGLTYREIAVQLGVSERTVTKYLAQAMYQCLLLEMELDEALV, encoded by the coding sequence ATGTCTACCCTGGACGATTCCTACGCACACCAGGTGGAGGGCTACTACAGTGCCCACCACGGCTGGATTCAGGCCTGGCTGAGCAAGCGCCTGGGCAACGTCAGCGATGCGGCGGACCTGGCTCACGACGTGTTTCTGCGCCTGCTCAGCAAACCTCGCCAATTCGACAGCGACAGCCACGCCCGCGCCTACCTGCACGCCATGTCGCGGCATGTGTGCGTCGACTTCTGGCGCCGTCGCGAGGTCGAGCAGGCCTGGCTCGATGTGCTGGCAAGCCGTCCCGAGGTCTGCGCGCCCTCAGAAGAACATCGAGCCATGGTGCTCGAAGCACTGCAGCAGGTTCACAGCATGCTCGCCCGCCTGCCGGAGCGGGTCGCCGAGGCCTTTCTGCTGGCTCAGTTGCAAGGCCTTACCTACCGCGAAATCGCCGTGCAGTTGGGCGTATCCGAACGCACCGTGACCAAGTACCTGGCCCAGGCCATGTACCAGTGCCTGCTGCTGGAGATGGAGCTGGATGAAGCCCTCGTCTGA
- a CDS encoding LysR substrate-binding domain-containing protein, whose translation MHFDLPDLRLFIHIAESPSLTQGARRASLSPAAASARIKALEGQLDTRLLYRDSRGVELTPSGQRLLQHARLIMRQVDYLKSEFTEYGSDSAGHIRIFANTTAVTEFLPEVLAGFLAERPGVTVDLQERLSRDIVRGVLDGGADLGIIAGPVEAAGLQVLHFSTDRLVLVVPDNHPLAGRDQVSLRDTLQYQHIGLHDGSTLLTFLREHVETLGGTLSLRIQMSSFEAICRMVEANVGIGIIPESAASRHRRTMKLHTIELNEAWAVRERSMLVRDLEALPGSVRALIATLLPESSTP comes from the coding sequence ATGCACTTCGATCTGCCGGATTTGCGCCTTTTCATCCATATCGCCGAATCGCCCAGCCTGACCCAGGGCGCACGGCGCGCCTCGCTGTCACCCGCCGCAGCCAGCGCGCGCATCAAGGCGTTGGAAGGCCAGCTCGATACGCGCCTGCTGTACCGCGACAGCCGTGGCGTGGAGCTGACGCCCTCCGGCCAGCGCCTGCTGCAGCACGCGCGGTTGATCATGCGCCAGGTCGATTACCTGAAAAGCGAGTTCACCGAATACGGCAGTGATTCGGCCGGGCATATCCGCATCTTCGCCAACACCACTGCAGTGACCGAGTTCCTGCCCGAAGTACTGGCTGGCTTCCTTGCCGAGCGCCCCGGCGTGACGGTGGATCTGCAGGAGCGCCTGAGCCGCGATATCGTCCGCGGCGTGCTCGATGGCGGCGCCGACCTGGGCATCATCGCAGGGCCGGTGGAAGCCGCTGGCCTGCAGGTGCTGCATTTCAGCACCGATCGCCTGGTGCTGGTGGTGCCGGACAACCACCCCCTGGCCGGCCGCGATCAGGTCAGCCTGCGCGACACCCTGCAGTACCAGCACATCGGCCTGCACGACGGCAGCACGCTGCTGACCTTCTTGCGTGAACATGTGGAAACCCTGGGCGGCACGCTGTCGCTGCGCATCCAGATGTCCAGCTTCGAGGCCATCTGCCGCATGGTCGAAGCCAACGTCGGCATTGGCATCATCCCCGAGTCCGCCGCCAGCCGACACCGCCGCACCATGAAGCTGCACACCATCGAACTGAACGAGGCCTGGGCCGTGCGCGAACGCAGCATGCTGGTACGCGACCTCGAAGCGCTGCCCGGCAGCGTGCGGGCGCTGATCGCCACGTTGCTGCCGGAATCCTCTACCCCGTAG
- a CDS encoding FecR domain-containing protein — translation MKPSSDAPDHAVLKQAAYWYAQLQGDADAALRANWQSWHAEHDSHRLAWQYVERIGTRFSPLQDDRDTAQHTLSAARQLKHSRRKVLLGLAVFGGGALLARLGWAPAQQSLLAWRADQRTAVGEIRSLSLEDGTRLWLNSNSALDIAYTAQRRTLRLIQGEVLIETAGDSRPMLVETVHGSLQPLGTRFSIGQQADQTRLDVFEGQVAIRFGDQSEVATVVPAGRQRRFDAAQLTTEEAASSGRQSWSRGILQADERPLGEVITELARHHHGHIGVAPEIAGLRVMGTFPLNDLQQSLSMLQSVLPISIERPLPWWVSLEARR, via the coding sequence ATGAAGCCCTCGTCTGATGCCCCGGATCACGCCGTGCTCAAGCAGGCTGCATACTGGTACGCGCAACTGCAGGGCGACGCCGATGCAGCGCTGCGCGCCAACTGGCAGAGCTGGCACGCCGAGCACGACAGTCATCGCCTGGCCTGGCAGTACGTCGAGCGTATCGGCACGCGCTTCTCGCCGCTGCAGGATGACCGCGATACCGCCCAGCACACCCTGAGCGCTGCCAGACAACTCAAACACTCCAGGCGCAAGGTGCTGCTGGGCCTGGCCGTGTTTGGCGGTGGCGCCCTGCTCGCCCGTCTCGGTTGGGCGCCGGCGCAGCAGAGTCTGTTGGCCTGGCGTGCCGATCAGCGCACCGCCGTCGGTGAAATCCGCTCGCTTAGCCTGGAAGACGGCACACGCCTCTGGTTGAACAGCAACAGCGCGCTGGATATTGCCTACACGGCGCAACGGCGCACGTTGCGCCTGATCCAGGGCGAAGTGTTGATCGAGACCGCCGGGGATAGTCGACCAATGCTGGTTGAAACCGTCCACGGCAGTCTGCAACCCCTAGGGACTCGCTTCAGTATTGGCCAGCAAGCAGACCAGACGAGGCTCGATGTGTTCGAAGGCCAGGTTGCCATTCGCTTCGGCGATCAGAGCGAGGTAGCCACGGTGGTACCCGCTGGCCGCCAGCGCCGTTTCGATGCCGCGCAGCTGACCACGGAGGAAGCGGCCAGCAGCGGACGGCAGAGCTGGTCGCGAGGGATTCTGCAGGCCGATGAACGACCGCTGGGCGAGGTGATCACCGAGCTGGCCCGCCATCACCATGGCCATATCGGTGTAGCACCGGAAATCGCCGGTCTGCGGGTGATGGGTACCTTCCCGCTGAACGATCTGCAACAGAGCCTGAGCATGCTGCAAAGCGTGCTGCCGATCAGCATCGAACGGCCACTGCCGTGGTGGGTCAGCCTCGAAGCCAGGCGCTAG